In one Curtobacterium citreum genomic region, the following are encoded:
- a CDS encoding DUF4012 domain-containing protein gives MAIVLLVILAVAWVGVRGVLAKGHLENAVADVQTLRTQLTGGDTASAEKTAAHLEDEAGAARSLTGDPIWRASEHVPFFGTNLRAVRQIAGVVDDVSQGAVSPVASVVDKLGTDLFEPKNGKVDLQPLVQAQAPVAKATATIDEAVKDADAIDTVNTLSPVTSAVNQLRNALTSVHGQVDTANRVVQLAPAMLGADGDRQYLLLFQNNAELRAGGGIPGAVALLNVNDGSVAFGEQRSGSSFGPYPESVLPLDDGTKALYGDITGQYMQDVTLTPRFDVSGKLAQAMWQRETGQHVNGVIAIDPVTLGYLLKATGPVQLATGDTLTSDNAVKLLLSEAYAKYSDPKVQDAFFASAASAVFEKVSSGGFDAKQFVAALTQSAGEGRLRLWSTDASEEQLIDGTAVAGALPTADQETRQFGVYLNDGTGSKMDYYLQKTISVGSSVCRKDGLPTSAVEVTIKNTAPADAATSLPEYVTGGGAFGTEPGKIKTLIAVYAPQNAIFLGASQNGKAVGVQTATDDGHPVAQLRTVLAPGESATFRVAFLGQAKNAKAGTEVLSTPGLEQTKALPLRFDCAAPVPQG, from the coding sequence TTGGCCATCGTCCTACTCGTCATCCTCGCCGTCGCCTGGGTGGGGGTGCGGGGTGTGCTCGCGAAGGGACACCTCGAGAACGCCGTCGCCGACGTCCAGACGCTCCGGACGCAGCTGACCGGTGGCGACACCGCGAGCGCGGAGAAGACGGCCGCGCACCTGGAGGACGAAGCCGGCGCGGCCCGCTCGTTGACCGGCGACCCGATCTGGCGTGCTTCGGAGCACGTCCCGTTCTTCGGTACCAACCTGCGTGCGGTCCGTCAGATTGCCGGCGTTGTCGACGACGTGTCGCAAGGTGCGGTCAGCCCGGTCGCGAGCGTCGTCGACAAGCTCGGCACGGACTTGTTCGAGCCGAAGAACGGCAAGGTCGACCTGCAGCCCCTCGTGCAGGCGCAGGCACCGGTCGCCAAGGCGACCGCGACGATCGACGAGGCCGTCAAGGACGCCGACGCGATCGACACCGTGAACACCCTGTCGCCGGTGACGTCCGCGGTCAACCAACTCCGGAACGCCTTGACGTCTGTGCACGGGCAGGTCGACACCGCGAACCGCGTCGTGCAGCTCGCCCCGGCGATGCTCGGCGCCGACGGCGACCGGCAGTACCTGCTGCTCTTCCAGAACAACGCCGAGCTGCGCGCCGGTGGCGGTATTCCCGGCGCCGTGGCGCTCCTCAACGTGAACGACGGCTCCGTCGCGTTCGGGGAGCAGCGCTCGGGCTCCTCGTTCGGGCCCTACCCCGAGTCGGTCCTCCCGCTCGACGACGGCACGAAGGCGCTGTACGGCGACATCACCGGGCAGTACATGCAGGACGTGACGCTCACCCCGCGCTTCGACGTCTCCGGCAAGCTCGCCCAGGCGATGTGGCAGCGCGAGACCGGGCAGCACGTGAACGGTGTCATCGCCATCGACCCGGTGACCCTCGGCTACCTCCTCAAGGCCACCGGCCCCGTTCAGCTCGCGACCGGTGACACGCTCACGTCCGACAACGCCGTCAAGCTGCTCCTGAGCGAGGCGTACGCGAAGTACTCCGACCCGAAGGTGCAGGACGCGTTCTTCGCCTCGGCGGCCAGCGCGGTGTTCGAGAAGGTCTCGAGCGGCGGGTTCGACGCGAAGCAGTTCGTCGCCGCGCTGACGCAGTCCGCGGGGGAGGGACGACTCCGCCTCTGGAGCACCGACGCGTCCGAGGAGCAGCTCATCGACGGCACGGCCGTCGCCGGGGCGCTGCCGACCGCTGACCAGGAGACCCGGCAGTTCGGCGTCTACCTGAACGACGGCACCGGCTCGAAGATGGACTACTACCTGCAGAAGACGATCTCGGTCGGATCCTCGGTCTGCCGGAAGGACGGCCTGCCGACCTCTGCGGTCGAGGTCACGATCAAGAACACCGCACCGGCCGACGCGGCGACGAGCCTGCCGGAGTACGTGACCGGCGGTGGCGCGTTCGGCACCGAGCCCGGGAAGATCAAGACGCTCATCGCGGTCTACGCGCCGCAGAACGCGATCTTCCTCGGCGCCTCGCAGAACGGTAAGGCTGTCGGCGTGCAGACGGCGACCGACGACGGCCACCCGGTCGCGCAGCTGCGGACCGTCCTGGCGCCGGGCGAGAGCGCGACGTTCCGGGTCGCCTTCCTCGGGCAGGCCAAGAACGCGAAGGCCGGCACCGAGGTGCTGTCCACCCCGGGTCTGGAGCAGACGAAGGCCCTGCCGCTGCGGTTCGACTGCGCCGCCCCAGTCCCGCAGGGCTGA
- a CDS encoding GDP-L-fucose synthase family protein, producing the protein MAEPSFTPGPLDRSDRVYIAGHRGLVGSAVKRKFEAEGFTDLVSRTSAELDLKDRAAVFDFFAQERPKHVVLAAAKVGGILANNTYPHDFLSENLQIQVNVMDAAVEHGVERLVFLGSSCIYPKLAEQPIHEDALLTGHLEPTNDAYAIAKIAGILQVQAVRRQHGLPWISAMPTNLYGPGDNFSPTGSHVLPALIRRYDEAVRDGVDRVENWGTGTPRREFLHVDDMAAAVFHLIEHYDGPDQVNVGTGSDVTIREIAETIAKVVGFEGETVWDTSKPDGTPQKLLDVSKLAEAGWTAQIGLEDGLRSTIDWFHENADSIRQ; encoded by the coding sequence ATGGCCGAGCCCTCGTTCACCCCTGGACCGCTCGATCGCTCCGACCGCGTCTACATCGCCGGCCACCGCGGGCTCGTGGGCTCCGCGGTCAAGCGGAAGTTCGAGGCCGAGGGATTCACCGACCTCGTCAGCCGGACGTCCGCCGAGCTGGACCTGAAGGACCGCGCGGCGGTCTTCGACTTCTTCGCACAGGAGCGTCCGAAGCACGTCGTGCTGGCGGCTGCGAAGGTCGGCGGTATCCTCGCGAACAACACCTACCCGCACGACTTCCTCAGCGAGAATCTGCAGATCCAGGTGAACGTCATGGACGCTGCGGTCGAGCACGGTGTCGAGCGCCTGGTGTTCCTCGGGTCGTCGTGCATCTACCCGAAGCTCGCCGAGCAGCCGATCCACGAGGACGCCCTGCTGACCGGCCATCTCGAGCCGACGAACGACGCGTACGCGATCGCGAAGATCGCGGGGATCCTGCAGGTGCAGGCCGTACGCCGACAGCACGGGTTGCCGTGGATCTCGGCGATGCCGACGAACCTGTACGGGCCCGGCGACAACTTCTCGCCGACGGGGTCGCACGTCCTGCCCGCACTGATCCGTCGCTACGACGAAGCGGTCCGGGACGGCGTGGACCGGGTGGAGAACTGGGGCACCGGGACACCGCGCCGCGAGTTCCTGCACGTCGATGACATGGCCGCCGCGGTGTTCCACCTGATCGAGCACTACGACGGCCCCGACCAGGTCAACGTCGGCACCGGATCGGACGTGACGATCCGCGAGATCGCCGAGACCATCGCGAAGGTCGTCGGCTTCGAGGGGGAGACCGTCTGGGACACGTCGAAGCCCGATGGCACGCCGCAGAAGCTGCTCGACGTGTCGAAGCTCGCCGAGGCGGGATGGACCGCGCAGATCGGGCTCGAGGACGGCCTGCGCAGCACGATCGACTGGTTCCACGAGAACGCCGACTCGATCCGTCAGTGA
- a CDS encoding glycosyltransferase family 4 protein, translated as MAIAVPYPEGAIIEYARWLESRGNLGSLWLPSRALTAGALALLPHKTNDKYRSRVLKGADQVDRVRTVAPLLEVLRLISREPRLRSVAPHAMDAYKRLFDQSVSRHLADSSVVMAMPGAAERIFRRASGVKVLHAVDGHPRAVNALLESTFGKAAGREIVPERRVAQIERELAAADIVLVPSELKKRQYRTSGVAEDRLALAPYGVDTSRFFALPSGGRQRRRPKILFVGQISYRKGVPLLVDAARGVDVDVEMVGPVVEPELLHGLPDNVVHRSTVSANELNAFMNQSDALVLPSLEDAFGLVVLEALASGLPVLTTDETGAAEAVSVHDGWIVPAGEMLPLRSALRSVPLLSDEERGARAGRLRGASDDRTWERYGTVVDQAVAAELEKSRL; from the coding sequence GTGGCCATCGCCGTGCCCTATCCAGAGGGCGCGATCATCGAATACGCGCGCTGGCTGGAAAGTCGCGGCAACCTTGGCTCACTCTGGCTCCCCTCGAGGGCATTGACCGCAGGCGCGTTGGCGTTGCTTCCGCACAAGACGAACGACAAGTACCGGAGTCGCGTCCTCAAGGGTGCTGATCAGGTCGACAGGGTCCGGACCGTTGCTCCGCTGCTCGAGGTGTTGCGTCTCATTTCGCGTGAGCCTCGCCTGCGGTCTGTCGCTCCGCACGCGATGGACGCGTACAAGCGACTATTTGATCAGTCGGTGAGTCGCCACTTGGCTGACTCGAGCGTCGTCATGGCGATGCCCGGAGCAGCCGAACGCATCTTCCGCAGGGCGTCCGGGGTGAAAGTACTTCACGCGGTCGACGGGCATCCGCGGGCTGTCAATGCGCTGCTCGAGTCGACGTTCGGCAAGGCGGCCGGGCGCGAAATTGTGCCCGAGCGAAGGGTGGCGCAGATCGAGCGGGAGCTCGCGGCGGCGGACATCGTGCTCGTGCCGTCAGAACTCAAGAAGCGCCAGTACCGGACGAGTGGTGTTGCGGAGGATCGCTTGGCGCTCGCGCCGTACGGTGTGGACACGAGCCGCTTCTTCGCTCTCCCGTCGGGCGGGCGCCAGCGGCGGAGGCCGAAGATCTTGTTCGTGGGTCAGATCAGCTATCGGAAGGGCGTTCCGTTGCTTGTCGACGCCGCTCGTGGCGTTGACGTCGATGTCGAGATGGTCGGGCCTGTTGTCGAGCCGGAACTGCTTCACGGGCTGCCCGACAACGTCGTACATCGAAGCACGGTGTCGGCAAACGAACTGAACGCTTTCATGAACCAGAGCGACGCTCTGGTTCTGCCAAGCCTTGAGGATGCCTTCGGTCTGGTCGTGCTCGAGGCTCTTGCGTCTGGGCTTCCTGTCCTCACGACGGATGAGACCGGGGCAGCTGAAGCGGTGAGCGTGCATGACGGTTGGATCGTGCCAGCCGGAGAGATGCTGCCTCTTCGCAGCGCTCTCCGTTCTGTTCCGCTGTTGTCCGACGAGGAGCGTGGCGCCCGAGCGGGACGGCTCCGCGGAGCTTCCGACGATCGCACCTGGGAGCGTTACGGCACTGTGGTCGACCAAGCTGTTGCTGCTGAACTGGAGAAGAGCCGACTGTGA
- a CDS encoding LbetaH domain-containing protein, with product MATDVTHVIKLKDAPGERTAWGRSRAVVYLWGVAELLFVTNPWQISSGLRVRVLRAFGAQIGSGVIFRPRTRVRFPWKLHIEDDSWIGEGVWFHNQDHIYVGHDVVISQETFLTTGSHRHKRDMALVTRPIHIEAGAWITSRCMVLGGSRIGESALVRPMSLVQGHIPAGAVAAGNPAVVTGARFKNGSDA from the coding sequence ATGGCAACCGACGTGACGCATGTCATCAAGTTGAAGGACGCTCCGGGCGAGCGAACCGCATGGGGACGCTCGCGAGCGGTCGTCTACCTCTGGGGCGTCGCTGAACTCCTCTTCGTGACCAACCCCTGGCAGATCTCGTCCGGCCTGCGAGTCAGGGTCCTCCGAGCCTTCGGGGCTCAGATCGGCAGCGGCGTGATCTTCCGGCCCAGGACCCGAGTTCGCTTCCCGTGGAAGTTGCACATCGAGGACGACAGCTGGATCGGCGAGGGTGTCTGGTTCCACAATCAAGACCACATCTACGTCGGGCACGACGTCGTGATCTCTCAGGAGACTTTCCTCACGACCGGCAGCCACCGACACAAGCGCGACATGGCCCTCGTCACCCGGCCGATCCACATCGAAGCCGGCGCTTGGATCACTTCTCGTTGCATGGTCCTCGGCGGTTCGCGGATCGGCGAGTCCGCGCTCGTGCGCCCCATGTCACTCGTCCAGGGACACATCCCGGCGGGCGCAGTCGCTGCTGGCAACCCTGCCGTCGTGACCGGAGCTCGATTCAAGAACGGAAGCGACGCGTGA
- a CDS encoding glycosyltransferase — protein sequence MRIVQTVTLASEDGAFGGPLAVAIAQCRELARRGHDVTLLAAWDAKLELTIPGVRVVLARGRRIPGTGFSGVRAPSLLKWLDQNRHQIDVVHVHAGRHALDLELASRARQLGLPYFLQTHGMIMPNRGPLARVLDRTVTRPLLRSAAAVLVLTEAEASGIHHVEPAARVRTVGNGLALFERPDRDDAARPEVLFLARLHPRKRVLAFAEMAAVLAGQGVDARFSVVGPDEGDLAELERFLQANPHVPLTYEGAVSPGDGAARTARADVYVLPSHGEVFPVSVLEALAAGTAVVLTNDCGIAERLDAAEAASVSDGSPADLAARVAHLLTNAAAREQQVRNGRALIAGEFGIRAAIDGIYDHYVAALERENRPSIVWVTNQAAPYRIPVWEALAEQVNLEIWLLESDQKLHRDRNNRGADWEVRGREFNFSVRTLPTYAIHRGEARHYIAGWLGRKPLKDVDGVLIGGWDSPAYWTVARAARKAGARRIGFYESHLLTQRNTGGPLAAARRWFFRSLDGVVVPGVAAQEALLHEGVDPGKIHLGFNAVDVQRIHAETNLERARHPRTDDNLRLLVVSQLIERKNISEAIKAIREPGLENTMLTVVGTGPLEVELTELIDNLDLSDRVDLVGYLPGTMLPRVFADHDALVHPALEEVWGLVVNEALAGGLSVVVSDRAGVASSVAGSTGVHQVEPTAPAIAEALRSVAVKQPVAHPAILEHTPDAFARIFLSALAPSVDLSEPSRAGGGEVSSTHDGSGEPR from the coding sequence GTGAGAATCGTCCAGACCGTCACCCTCGCGTCCGAGGACGGCGCGTTCGGCGGACCACTCGCCGTCGCCATCGCTCAATGTCGCGAACTCGCGCGCCGCGGTCATGACGTGACCCTGCTCGCCGCGTGGGACGCAAAACTCGAGCTCACCATCCCTGGCGTCCGAGTCGTCCTCGCCCGAGGTCGACGCATCCCGGGGACCGGCTTCAGCGGCGTGCGCGCGCCTTCGTTGCTCAAGTGGCTCGACCAGAACCGTCATCAGATCGACGTCGTGCACGTGCACGCCGGGCGTCATGCGCTCGACCTCGAGCTCGCATCGCGAGCTCGGCAGCTCGGGCTCCCCTACTTCCTCCAGACGCACGGCATGATCATGCCGAACCGAGGACCGTTGGCGCGCGTCCTCGACCGCACGGTCACAAGGCCGCTGCTCCGATCGGCTGCAGCGGTCCTCGTCCTCACCGAAGCCGAAGCGTCTGGGATCCACCATGTCGAGCCAGCTGCGCGAGTGAGGACCGTGGGTAACGGTCTCGCCCTGTTCGAGCGCCCAGACCGAGACGACGCAGCACGCCCCGAGGTTCTGTTCCTTGCCCGCCTCCACCCTCGGAAGCGCGTCCTCGCATTTGCCGAGATGGCGGCGGTCCTCGCTGGGCAAGGTGTGGACGCTCGATTCTCGGTCGTGGGGCCGGACGAGGGCGACCTCGCAGAGCTCGAGCGGTTCCTCCAGGCGAACCCCCACGTTCCCCTCACCTACGAAGGCGCTGTCAGCCCGGGAGACGGCGCTGCGCGCACCGCCCGAGCGGATGTGTACGTCCTACCGAGTCACGGAGAGGTCTTTCCCGTCAGCGTTCTGGAAGCACTCGCGGCCGGAACCGCGGTCGTATTGACGAACGACTGCGGAATCGCCGAGCGCCTCGACGCCGCTGAGGCAGCGTCCGTATCAGACGGAAGCCCGGCCGACCTCGCAGCACGCGTCGCGCACCTCTTGACCAACGCAGCCGCGCGTGAGCAGCAGGTCAGGAACGGCCGAGCTCTCATCGCAGGTGAGTTCGGGATCCGAGCGGCAATCGACGGTATCTACGACCACTACGTCGCCGCCCTCGAGCGCGAGAATCGGCCGTCGATCGTTTGGGTCACGAACCAGGCGGCCCCGTACCGCATCCCGGTCTGGGAGGCACTCGCCGAGCAGGTAAACCTCGAGATCTGGCTCCTCGAGTCCGACCAGAAGCTGCATCGAGATCGCAACAACCGTGGCGCCGACTGGGAGGTTCGTGGGCGAGAGTTCAACTTTTCTGTGCGAACACTTCCCACCTACGCCATCCATCGTGGCGAAGCTCGGCACTACATCGCCGGATGGCTCGGTAGGAAGCCACTCAAGGACGTGGACGGCGTCCTCATCGGAGGATGGGACTCGCCGGCATACTGGACTGTTGCGCGGGCGGCCCGCAAAGCGGGTGCCCGCCGCATCGGCTTCTACGAGTCTCACCTCTTGACCCAGCGCAACACCGGTGGCCCCCTCGCCGCTGCACGCCGGTGGTTCTTCCGCTCCCTGGACGGAGTGGTGGTCCCAGGCGTCGCGGCGCAGGAGGCTCTGCTCCACGAGGGCGTCGATCCCGGAAAGATTCATCTCGGATTCAACGCCGTCGATGTTCAAAGGATCCACGCAGAAACCAACCTTGAGCGGGCACGTCACCCTCGAACCGATGACAACCTTCGACTTCTCGTCGTCAGCCAACTGATCGAGCGGAAGAACATCAGTGAAGCGATCAAGGCCATCCGCGAACCCGGACTGGAAAACACAATGCTCACGGTCGTCGGCACCGGACCACTCGAGGTTGAGCTAACAGAACTCATCGACAATCTAGACCTCAGTGACCGTGTAGATCTCGTCGGGTACCTGCCGGGCACAATGCTTCCGCGCGTCTTCGCGGATCACGACGCGCTCGTACACCCGGCCCTCGAGGAAGTATGGGGATTGGTCGTCAACGAGGCGCTCGCCGGCGGACTGTCTGTGGTCGTCAGCGATCGCGCTGGTGTGGCCTCATCCGTTGCGGGGTCGACCGGCGTGCACCAAGTGGAGCCGACCGCTCCCGCCATCGCGGAGGCGCTACGGTCTGTCGCCGTCAAGCAGCCGGTGGCGCACCCGGCGATTCTCGAACACACGCCAGACGCGTTTGCCCGTATCTTCCTCTCCGCGCTTGCCCCATCCGTGGATCTCAGCGAACCTTCGCGCGCAGGTGGTGGAGAAGTTTCCTCGACCCACGACGGAAGCGGGGAACCTCGGTGA
- a CDS encoding glycosyltransferase family 4 protein translates to MQPYVPSYRAPFFSALAERLAEQGHELVIAAGQPTDAQAKRRDGARIPGVSERRLRTRIVKLGPARLRLVNARPAWKDADVVVAELAAGASATYGALLQCRRPVGVWGHVEAFTAPDSRLTRALRRWQTRAATHVLAYTDTGAALAKDWGVDAAHVTSLHNTVDLTALSQAIDRAKADDPSTVRARLGLSSGPVFAMIGGLDASKRIDLVVGALDVLWASRPEIQLIVGGRGELEPAFSEAVERGQVRLVGYVGNDAKAEFARVATALLNPGRVGLIAVESMAMELPIVTTSGARHGPEYEYLTPGVDSIECEPTATALAATLVALADDSEQVGQLSAAIGKRLDAFSLSHMVDQYAGALESLVDASKTRSRHSKM, encoded by the coding sequence ATGCAGCCGTACGTGCCCTCGTACCGCGCGCCCTTCTTCTCAGCCCTCGCAGAACGCCTGGCAGAGCAAGGGCACGAGTTGGTCATCGCCGCGGGACAGCCGACTGACGCTCAAGCGAAGCGACGAGACGGGGCCCGCATCCCGGGCGTCAGCGAGCGCCGACTGCGAACGAGGATCGTGAAACTCGGTCCTGCTCGGCTCCGACTCGTCAACGCTCGTCCCGCCTGGAAAGACGCAGACGTCGTCGTTGCTGAACTCGCTGCAGGCGCTTCCGCTACGTACGGAGCGCTCCTGCAGTGTCGGCGACCAGTCGGCGTCTGGGGCCACGTCGAGGCCTTCACAGCCCCGGACAGCCGACTGACCCGAGCGCTTCGTCGATGGCAGACGCGAGCAGCGACGCACGTCCTCGCCTACACCGATACCGGAGCCGCTCTGGCGAAGGACTGGGGAGTGGACGCAGCACACGTGACGTCGTTGCACAACACGGTCGACCTGACCGCCCTCTCCCAAGCGATCGACCGGGCGAAAGCGGACGATCCGTCAACGGTGCGAGCGCGTCTCGGACTCAGCAGCGGTCCCGTCTTCGCGATGATCGGAGGCCTGGACGCGAGCAAGCGCATCGATCTCGTCGTCGGAGCACTAGATGTGCTGTGGGCATCGCGCCCCGAGATCCAGCTCATCGTCGGCGGCCGAGGCGAACTCGAACCGGCCTTCAGCGAGGCCGTGGAGCGGGGCCAGGTCCGGTTGGTCGGCTACGTCGGCAACGATGCCAAGGCAGAGTTCGCGCGCGTGGCCACAGCGCTTCTCAATCCCGGTCGAGTGGGGCTGATCGCCGTCGAGAGCATGGCGATGGAGCTGCCGATCGTGACGACTTCCGGCGCCCGACACGGGCCCGAGTACGAGTACCTGACTCCGGGCGTGGACAGCATCGAATGCGAACCGACCGCGACCGCGCTCGCAGCGACCCTCGTCGCGCTCGCGGATGACTCCGAGCAGGTCGGTCAGCTGTCGGCCGCGATCGGCAAGCGGCTCGACGCGTTCTCGCTCAGTCACATGGTCGACCAGTACGCCGGAGCCCTGGAGTCGCTCGTTGACGCTTCGAAGACGAGGTCGCGTCACTCTAAGATGTGA
- a CDS encoding glycosyltransferase: protein MTTPLSVLLIGMNYTPETTGIAPYSAGLAEELARRGFRVRALTAHPHYPQWRFDGEPPRRSRESRAGVVVERFRHRLPSKPGGLARAASEISFGLASSLTRLGRPDAIVLVSPALLSSAIAFLRARLSGRAPVVVWVQDLYSLGLRELSERPGRLAQAVAALEGWLLRRADAVVVIHERFRDTVVHELGVAPSAVTVVRNWSHLEDGEPVDRAAARAELGWTDDEFVVLHAGNMGVKQGLENVVESAKLAVAHGSRIRFVLLGDGNQRRELERAAVDAPALQMLGSLPDAEFRRALAAADALLVNEKPGVAGMAVPSKLTSYFSTGLPVLAATDAGSVTESEVLLSGGGVSVAAGDPRALLEAAEALSSDPERAAELGLAGQRFRRERLSSHASFNTYAQLLQGLTRGRRTATSTGSGND, encoded by the coding sequence GTGACGACGCCCTTGTCGGTTCTGCTGATCGGCATGAACTACACCCCCGAGACCACTGGGATCGCGCCGTACTCGGCAGGTCTGGCCGAAGAGCTCGCGCGCCGCGGCTTCCGCGTGCGTGCCTTGACTGCGCACCCCCACTATCCGCAGTGGCGCTTCGACGGCGAGCCGCCCCGTCGGTCTCGTGAGTCGCGTGCTGGTGTGGTCGTCGAGCGGTTCCGTCACCGTCTTCCCTCGAAGCCGGGCGGGCTGGCGCGTGCAGCGTCGGAAATCTCGTTCGGACTCGCGTCGTCGCTGACTCGGCTTGGCCGGCCAGACGCCATCGTGCTCGTGTCGCCCGCACTCTTGTCCAGTGCGATCGCGTTCCTCCGTGCGCGGCTCAGCGGACGGGCTCCTGTCGTCGTCTGGGTCCAGGACCTCTACTCCCTCGGCCTGCGGGAGCTCAGCGAACGACCGGGTCGCCTTGCGCAGGCGGTGGCGGCGCTCGAAGGATGGTTGCTCAGGAGAGCGGACGCGGTCGTTGTGATCCACGAGCGTTTCCGTGACACGGTCGTCCACGAGCTTGGTGTCGCTCCGAGTGCGGTGACAGTCGTGCGCAACTGGTCGCACCTCGAGGATGGCGAGCCCGTTGATCGGGCGGCGGCACGAGCGGAACTCGGCTGGACCGACGACGAATTCGTCGTTCTCCACGCCGGGAACATGGGGGTCAAGCAGGGGCTCGAGAACGTCGTCGAGTCGGCGAAGCTCGCTGTCGCACATGGCAGCCGCATCCGTTTCGTGCTCCTCGGCGATGGGAACCAACGCCGCGAGCTCGAGCGGGCCGCCGTAGATGCGCCCGCGTTGCAGATGCTCGGCTCGCTCCCTGATGCTGAGTTCCGCCGCGCCCTCGCGGCCGCAGATGCGCTGCTCGTCAACGAGAAGCCAGGCGTCGCCGGGATGGCGGTCCCGAGCAAGCTCACCTCCTACTTCAGCACCGGCCTTCCCGTCCTGGCAGCGACGGACGCGGGGAGCGTCACCGAGAGCGAAGTGCTCCTTTCCGGCGGTGGCGTCTCCGTCGCGGCTGGCGACCCGCGGGCGCTGCTCGAGGCTGCGGAGGCACTCTCGAGCGACCCGGAGCGGGCTGCAGAGCTAGGCCTCGCCGGTCAGCGCTTCCGTCGGGAACGCTTGTCCAGCCACGCCTCGTTCAACACTTATGCTCAACTTCTGCAGGGGCTGACGCGGGGACGTCGGACTGCTACCTCCACGGGATCGGGAAACGATTGA
- the gmd gene encoding GDP-mannose 4,6-dehydratase codes for MTKRALITGITGQDGSYLAELLLRKGYEVHGVIRRASTFNTSRIDHLYVDPHNPEAKLFLHYGDLGDGARLVSLLGELKPDEVYNLAAQSHVRVSFDEPEHTGDVTGVGSMRMLEAVRMSGIHTRFYQASSSEMFGATPPPQNEETPFWPRSPYGAAKVYSYWVTRNYREAYGMFAVNGILFNHESPRRGETFVTRKITRAVARIKAGLEDHVYLGNLDSVRDWGYAAEYVEGMWRMLQVDEPDDFVLATGGNFTVKDFLSTAFSHAGLNWEDHVRFDERYLRPSEVDALVGDASKAKEKLGWEATVDTAELARIMVDADIEALDHEGRPWIDTVKLASWES; via the coding sequence TTGACCAAGCGCGCACTCATCACGGGCATCACCGGGCAGGACGGCTCGTACCTGGCCGAATTGCTCCTTCGGAAGGGGTACGAGGTGCACGGGGTCATCCGCCGCGCTTCGACCTTCAACACGTCGCGGATCGATCACCTGTACGTCGACCCGCACAACCCTGAGGCGAAGCTCTTCCTGCACTACGGCGACCTCGGTGACGGCGCACGGCTCGTCAGCCTGCTCGGTGAGCTGAAGCCGGACGAGGTCTACAACCTCGCCGCTCAGTCCCACGTGCGTGTCTCGTTCGACGAGCCGGAGCACACCGGAGACGTCACGGGCGTCGGCTCGATGCGCATGCTCGAGGCCGTCCGGATGTCGGGCATCCACACGCGCTTCTACCAGGCGTCGTCGTCCGAGATGTTCGGCGCGACCCCGCCGCCGCAGAACGAGGAGACGCCGTTCTGGCCGCGCTCCCCGTACGGCGCCGCGAAGGTCTACAGCTACTGGGTGACCCGGAACTACCGCGAGGCGTACGGCATGTTCGCCGTCAACGGCATCCTGTTCAACCATGAGTCTCCGCGCCGCGGCGAGACGTTCGTCACCCGCAAGATCACCCGGGCGGTCGCTCGGATCAAGGCCGGGCTCGAGGATCACGTGTACCTCGGCAACCTGGACTCGGTGCGCGACTGGGGCTACGCCGCGGAGTACGTCGAAGGCATGTGGCGGATGCTGCAGGTCGACGAGCCGGACGACTTCGTCCTCGCCACCGGGGGCAACTTCACCGTGAAGGACTTCCTGTCGACGGCGTTCTCGCACGCCGGGCTGAACTGGGAGGACCACGTCCGGTTCGACGAGCGCTACCTGCGCCCGAGCGAGGTGGACGCCCTCGTCGGGGACGCGTCGAAGGCCAAGGAGAAGCTCGGCTGGGAGGCCACGGTCGACACGGCTGAGCTGGCTCGCATCATGGTCGACGCCGACATCGAGGCGCTCGATCATGAGGGCCGACCGTGGATCGACACCGTGAAGCTCGCGAGCTGGGAGTCGTGA
- a CDS encoding acyltransferase, with the protein MSVTGDGLSIGDDTFINIDCLIEAEGAVEIGSGVSIAMGVKLLTVTHEIGTPTKRAGAMRVEAIRIAEGAWLGAGVVILPGVSVGSGAVVGAGAVVTGDVEANCLVAGVPARVIRRLN; encoded by the coding sequence TTGTCCGTCACAGGTGACGGGCTCTCGATAGGAGATGACACCTTCATCAACATAGACTGTCTGATCGAGGCCGAGGGCGCCGTCGAGATCGGAAGCGGCGTGAGCATAGCAATGGGGGTGAAGCTGCTCACCGTGACTCACGAAATAGGGACACCGACCAAGCGTGCGGGCGCGATGCGAGTCGAAGCGATTCGGATCGCCGAAGGAGCTTGGCTTGGTGCTGGTGTAGTAATTCTTCCCGGCGTGTCTGTGGGTTCGGGTGCGGTCGTGGGTGCGGGTGCGGTCGTGACCGGCGATGTCGAGGCGAATTGCCTTGTTGCGGGGGTGCCCGCGCGTGTGATTCGGCGGCTTAATTAA